GCGAAGGTAATTCGGCCCGCGGCGCGTCCCGAAGACACTCGTAGACGTGCCACAGCGCCCGACAGTCGTCCTCGCAGTAGTCCTCGTGGCGATCCCACTCGAGTGGCTCGCCCGTTCGCACGAATCGCTGGTAGGCCGCCGCCGTCTGGGCGCCGTCGAGCCCGGTACCGGCATCCTCGTAATCGAGCGCGTCCGAAACAGCCTCGAGTTTGTTCGTCCGCCCGGGCAGGAGCGCGTTGTCGTTGGCGACGGCCCAGAGATAGAGATCGAACTTGGGGATCGACTCCCACTCGTCGACGTAGTAGGGAACGTGACGGGCGATGAACGCTCCGAGGTGTCGGTAGTCGAACCGCCAGCCGTTCCACGTGAGCAGCGCTCGATTGGGGTGGACGCCCAGCAGCCAGTCACAGAAGGCTTCGAGAACCGATCCCGGGTCGGACGGATCGTCCCGCTCGACGAACGCGCGGTACTCGTCCGTCGCGGGATCGTAGACGCCGACCTGCCAGATGATCGTCGGTGAGAGCCCGTCGGTCTCGATGTCGACGCAGAGCGGAGGCGTGTGCCAGCTCTCGCCGGGCAGAGATTCGTCCGTGAGCCGATGCGGTTCGCCCGTCTCGAGGACCGTCGCGTGCCGGTGCATCGTCCGCGCTCCTGTCTGGCCCACGCCCGGGAGGGCGGCCAGCGTCTGGACGGGGGTCTCGAGGAGTTCTGTGCGGCTCGTCACTCCGCGATCGGCGAGTCGCTCGGCCGTCTTCGGGCCGATTCCGGAGACGGCCTCGAGGCCGAAGTTGGTGATCTTGTGCGTCTCGACGCCCTCGATTCCGTCGATGGTGAGCGTTAGACTCGCGATCGACTGTCGCTGGTTGTATCCCTCGACGGGACCTGCCCCCTGGACGCGAACGGAGACACAGTCCTCGTCGAGTGGCTCGAGAGCGCCGATCAGGTCGTGATCGACGCCGCGGACAGCGCCCGTTTCCGCCTCAAGGTGCCACAACTCGTCGTATCCCGCCGGCTCGCTGCCCGTCAGGACGGTCGTGACTTGACCAGTCGGCAACGCCGCAGCGAGTGTCGCTGCGCCTTCGAGGGTCGTCTCGAGGGCCGTCGGGCGTACGGTCGTCGTCACGTCGTCGCAGACGAGCGCAACGATACCGGGGTGTTCAGCGAGCACATTCGAGACGCTCTTCGACTGTGGGTCGAGGGACCTGATTCCGGTAGCCACGGCGATCTCGAGGGTACCACCGGCGATTTCCTGTCGGTGAAACGGAGCCTCGCCGCCGGTCTCGAGCGGCGGGTGAAACGCCGGCGCGTCGAACGCGCTGCGAGCCCGGGCGAACGCCTGCGGTTCTCGAGACGGGCCGAGCACCCAGACGGCGTCGGGCTCGAGGGTCGCCTCGAGATCCTCGAGCGTCGCGACGTGTCGGTCGGCGATCGCCGAGGGCGGGAGGGCGAGGAGGGTAGCGCCGTCTCGAGCGGTCATCGCTCGTCGGAACGCGCGGGACGACAAAGAGGGTTTGGACAGCGGAGTGAAAGTGAAGCGACTCGACCGGTGCCGAATCCACTATGTAGGGTCGCTCCAAATGAGGCCACAATGCAACAGTATCTGGATCTCGTCGACTCGGCTCTCAGCGGGGGCGCGTACAAGCCCAATCGGACCGGCGTCGACACGATTTCGGCTTTCAGCGAGCACTACGAGGTCGATCTGCAGGAGGGGTACCCCCTCTTGACGACCAAGCAGATGGAC
Above is a window of Natronorubrum tibetense GA33 DNA encoding:
- a CDS encoding ribonuclease H-like domain-containing protein → MTARDGATLLALPPSAIADRHVATLEDLEATLEPDAVWVLGPSREPQAFARARSAFDAPAFHPPLETGGEAPFHRQEIAGGTLEIAVATGIRSLDPQSKSVSNVLAEHPGIVALVCDDVTTTVRPTALETTLEGAATLAAALPTGQVTTVLTGSEPAGYDELWHLEAETGAVRGVDHDLIGALEPLDEDCVSVRVQGAGPVEGYNQRQSIASLTLTIDGIEGVETHKITNFGLEAVSGIGPKTAERLADRGVTSRTELLETPVQTLAALPGVGQTGARTMHRHATVLETGEPHRLTDESLPGESWHTPPLCVDIETDGLSPTIIWQVGVYDPATDEYRAFVERDDPSDPGSVLEAFCDWLLGVHPNRALLTWNGWRFDYRHLGAFIARHVPYYVDEWESIPKFDLYLWAVANDNALLPGRTNKLEAVSDALDYEDAGTGLDGAQTAAAYQRFVRTGEPLEWDRHEDYCEDDCRALWHVYECLRDAPRAELPSLSDSEANERRTATETTDADSSDRPAASRPSNDTDDGEQTGLSDF